CTCGCTTTttgcttcccctcccctcttccaaGCTTGGAGCCTGCCAAAGCCATCAAGGCCATAGACCGCAAGTCCGTTCATCAGATCTGTTCGGGGCAGGTGGTCCTGAATCTAGGTACTGCCGTGAAGGAGTTGGTGGAAAACAGCCTGGATGCTGGAGCTACCAACGTTGGTAAGCTGCTTTTCACCATAATTTCATCAGAACGATCCTTgatatacttaaaaatatatattttttgaaaatacgtatttttaaaGTATGGGGCACATATTAACAAATCTGTGTAAATACTTTGCATTTGGGCCAAGCAGGTTTGTTGTGATTTTACAGCTCAGGTAAATAAAGCATTTAGATTCCCAGGCTCCAGATAAGTTCATAAAAGCATGTGATTCTTGTCTGTGTTACTTTATTTGTAGCTAattcagtggtggaaaagggTTTTGTGGCCTACACAGCTAGGATGTTTGGGCATGGCTACCGCCAGTACTGGCCTCAAGCTAAGGTTTTAGTTTCCAGAGCTGCCCTGATGATAACTATTATAACTGGAAAACTTTCTTCAAGGCAAAAATACAATGAAGCCCAATTATCTGAAAGCGCAGGCTGATTTGTGTTAGGTTGCCCTAACTTGGGAAAAAGCTTTTGTGTTCAAGCTTGGTATGGAAAGCAGTTGTTCCATAAAGTTATTTGAATTGCAAACTTAATACTGAATGTTGTTGATGAACATACAGAATTAAAAGACTTTTTATTAATACAATTTGTAGATATAAAACTTAAAGATTATGGAGCAGAACTGATAGAAGTTTCAGATAATGGAAGTGGAGTGGAAGAGGAAAACTTTGAAGGCTTGAGTAAGTTGAACCTTTTTCATAATTTGCATTTGGACATTCTGAAAGTATTCACATATTCTTTTTTACAAACTTCCTAAGTTTAATCATTTTTAATAGATACTTGACCTTTATATAATGACAAAAACACCAGCATGACTTGGGCAAAACTAGACTTGACTTTTGTAGTGCTTGTGTGGTCACAGTACTTGTAGCTTAGAAGTAGTCTTTGATTTGATTGCGTATTTAAGTGGAACGAAGAATAACCATAATTTTGGAAGAGAAGATTCTAAATGTTCATTTAGATTCATTCATGTTGGGTTATCAGTCAATTAATCACTGAAGGTGTGAAACTATGAAAGTAACTGATTTTGAGAAGTGTATTATAAGCTTGAATATTTGCTGAAAGTGAATTTGGCATTGCATGCTTGACTGGCAAATTTTCCATTTGCTCACTTAAAGTCGTGCAAAATTTGGGAGCAGAACCAATGCTGTATGATAGATGTAACCAGCCATTGCAACAAAAATACctatgtttcttttttcatttaatgaTTAGGGTTCATTTCACCGTAGCTTACTTATTCTATAACTTTATGTGGTCACGGTGTTTATGTGGTATGTGATAAACTCATTGTCTCTGTGTTCCAGCACAGTGCGAGTTCAGAGACGCTGTTACTAGCTCTGTGACCGCGCTGTGCTGAGGCACCCGCGGAGCCTGGCGACTAGCGCTGTGCTGATGGTGTCAAATGAGTCCTTGTTAACTGTGAACATGGTGGAATACACTTACACCTGTCTGCTGTACACCATGCGCAGCAGGAGACTGCAGTTGTTTTCTTGCATGGCAACATCTGTGACAGGTACATCACTGTCTGGGGCAGCTACTGTATACTGCTCTAAGGCAGGTTGTAATGCCAATTCCCATAATACTCTGTTTTGCTAATTTCTGGTGTAAGTATGGAATAACAGGTCTATCTGTGAATTTTAAAGAGGCCTCGCATAtaggaaaagagggaaaggaaacacTAAATATTTAGTTATTTTGTCTCTGACAATTATGTAAAATACAGTGAGTCATACAGAAGTTTTTTGCTCTTTGAGATGCATACCAAATCTACTTGCATAAATCAGTGTCATTGTAGACAGAAGTGAAATTctatattttaaatatctttttccagCTCTGAAACATTATACATCAAAGATACAAGACTTTTCCGATCTAATACATGTTGAAACATTTGGGTTTCGAGGTGAAGCTCTGAGTTCACTGTGTGCATTAAGGTAATAGTATTAAACTTACTAGTAGAAAGTTACTATAAGCACAGAAATAACTGAAGCCAACTTTTCAGTTTACCATTTGTGATAAAATGAGGCTTTGGAAACTTCCATTTCTTTGTTAGCTCTCTTTTGAGTAGTAGGTTGCATGAAGTCCTGATGTCCTTTCCGGTGTAAATTATGCCACAATTCTAAGCATCTGACTGGTCCTTTTATACATGAAATCCAGCATTACTTTTATATGTAAGTCTCTATAGAATGGAACTGTTGTACATGCAAAAGTCTCTGATCCTCAGATGTAAAGCACTGTAACACCTAAGTGCTGTTTACTAGTTTGTAACTCATTAAAACTGTATTTAATATCCTTCCACCCAAACTGTACATTTGAAATAGTATGGCTTTTGTACAGTCCTGTGCATCAAGAAAATTCTAGTGTAATGTATTAATATGAAGAATGTAGTGTCCAAACAAAGCCAGACTTTAATGTTGCTTTTTATATCAGAAAAAATGAAGGAGACTTGTATagattttaaattgatttttttccattttagctaGGAAAATTAAAAAGACTGTTACCTAAAAACATATCTGAAGAGTAGTGTATCTTTGGGGTGAAGAATTAGCTTTAATTAAAGATGCATAGTACTGGTGTAATTTCTATGCctgattatattttcttttccactCCCCGTGACCCAATGTTCAGTGAGTAATTCTGTTGCCTCTTTTCCCTCCAGCAGTGATGTTACCATTTTTACCTGTCATAAGTCTGCAAAGGTTGGAACTCGTTTGGTATTTGATCATAATGGTAAAATTACTCAGAAAACTCCTTATCCACGACAACAAGGAACAACTGTTAGCGTACAACAGTTATTCTATACTTTGCCAGTGCGGCATAAGGAATttcaaagaaacattaaaaaggtAGGTTAgatcagaaattattttaaaggagTGTGATATCCCAGATTATTTCATTACTGAATGATACACTGTTCTCTGTAGAATacattgataatatttttatgtcAGACTATTTCATGCCTGTTTTGTAgctttgtaaaataaaaacacagtgtTCCCATatgctttccttttccattttgcaaATGATCTGATTTAGAGGTGCAGTTTCAAATCTTCAAATCTTGAAAAGATTCAAGATCATGATCACCTTTGCACATTCTTAAATTGGGGAATGTTGTGTTTTAAACTGCTTTAATATTAATCTTGTaaataagttttttgtttttaaagacactaTTTTtcacatacaattttttttaatatggtttgTAAAGGTTTTGAAAAGATGGCCCCCTttttggagattaaaaaaaaaaaaaaagtctgagcagGACATTCTGTATTTTCATGCAACACAAAGTTTTCTAAGAGACATTTCATATAAATGTGAacgtttttgtttctttgatagGAATATGCAAAAATGGTCCAGATATTGCAAGCATACTGCATTGTTTCAAAAGGAGTTCGCATTAACTGCACAAATCAAgttggccaagggaaaaaaagctcTGTGGTATCCACTACTGGAAGTCCTAACTTAAAGGAAAACATTGGAGCAGTATTTGGGCAAAAACAGGTATTACTTGCTATTGAAAGCAGAGATAATGTAGCTGGagggaaatatttttaagatcTAGTTAAATAGAGAGGGTGCAGGAAACTGTTAAAAGCAGAAGAGGATGGAGCATGTGTTGTGTTCCAGCACACCCTACAGGCTGAAAAAGGAGAGACAGTGTAGAGTCTATGTGTTCCCCTGAAGTTTCTGAATCTGCTTAGGGGAAACATGTTTTAATGGAAGAGAAATGATACAAGAGATAGGGTTAATGCTTCATATCTCTCTGAAGCCAGTTTTATAAATTCTTATTGCGGTCTTTGAGAAGTGAAGGTCCTTGatctgtgcttttgaaaatcagtaTGGGCACAGTCTGTTTgtcacaaaaacaataaaaaaaaatcctaaaaatgttGTGATGCAAAAGTCTTAATTAGGGGAGAGAAAACAGAGGTTTCTGGCTTTTGCAGCCCTTTCCTGTGAAACTAAGTTCCTTCAGTGTTCTGGTTAACCTTTAAATGGGAATTGCAGTCAGCCCTTGGAACTGTGATACTTTCTAAATAATAGCTGTAAAAGTAATTGTTATTCTCTAGAAGAATGCATAGGAGTAAGAGCAATAAAAACAGCCTTCCTACAGCTGTATAGTACAGCCATCAGGCATGTTGGGTGGTTGATGGCTGCCTGCTGGTTGCTGATAAGAAGTTCCTCCCTTCACAGTGCCCATGCAGTGATTTCAAAGCCTGCTCGTGCTGTGGCTGAAAGACCAGATGGAAGATGCAGCTTTGTATTGCCTAGCAGTGACAAGCATTGCTGAAAATTCAGGCTTAtctgaataaaatatttagttTATGCCCTGTTTATATAATAGCAAATACTTGCCAAACCAGTAGAAGGTGCTCTAATGACAGAAAAATTAATACTGGTGTAattagaaaaatacagtaaatatatCTGTGCTTGGATAACTTGTAATTCAAATAGCATATCTTTACTAATAGTATtaacattatttcaaaataaacttgTATCATTCTTCTTGCCTTTTGGTATTGCATAAAACTTGATTAGGTCATATGTAGCTGGAGAGTCCAAACTGAATCAATCATCTAATTTTTCTGTCtaagtacattttaaaataagggTCTGTGTGAAATAATTAAGACTGAAGATGTGATATCAAAGGATGAGAAGAGGCATTCATTAATGCCTCTTTGTTTCTGTGGAGGCTCTTCAGCAGGGTAACTGTCTTCTAGCAGGTTAGATTTGAGTATTGGGTAATTTGATTTACTCAGctaacttaataaataaatactgatatatcctattattttaaaagataatacagcatagaaaaaatatataaatgtgtaATAACTTCACTGTGGGTGAATAAAATTTGAACCATGGACAACAATAAATGGAAAGCTTATTGTTTCAATGTACCTGATTCTAATCTTCTTGTATTAGTTGGAGTGACTATTAATGTTGTGGGGTTGGTTTTTTTCAGTTGCAGAGCCTCATTCCCTTTGTTCAGCTACCTCCTAATGAAACTGTTTGTGAAGAATATGGACTCGACACTACTGACATGCCACAAAATTTTTATAGGTAATTAGAAAAGTAGAAACCATGGTTGCCAGTGGCATTTTAACATAActcaaaatctaaaaaaaatatgaaaagtatGGTGGTTAGTAGTGATAAAAATAATGGAGAACAGCATAATGGATAATTAGTATGCAGTTTGGGAAAGAATATTacttggggaaataaaaaaatcatttcaggacTAAAATGTTGCTAGTCAGATGAGAAGGAATAGCAGAACTGGTATTCTGTACGTCCTAGCTAGTTTTAGCTTCCTGTAATCTTCTGTTGAGTTAGTCACCTCTATTAGTGCTCTCAGTAATCATAATGTATGAATGAATCCTTAGTTTATACCTGTATTTCTTCAGTTGTGTTATTGGGAAATGATATGAGATAAATGTGAATCAGTTTGTGTAAATaccttttattttcttacttagtgtgtcctttttttttttctttaaactcacTATACATGAGATTTGCAAATAAATGCATCAATATCTGACTTATAATGTCAGTTCACAGCTAACCCCTCTTTAGAGCAGGAAAACTATGAATGCAGCTTCTTTTTAAATCAgacagcttcttttttcctactgCTTGATGGCCTGTTAGAGCTGAACACCTAGCCTTCGTTAGCCCAGGAATTGGGATAGGAAACACATATGCATACGTGCTGATGCTGTATAATAGTGTTGCTTTTAGCCCCTATAAAGTACTCGTCCCTGAAATATACTctgctcagaaaagtttcttttgcCTTCCTCCTCCATTTTGTCTTACCTGTATATATTATTATTCAACAGTATCACAGGCTTCGTTTCTCGTTGTGATCATGGTGTTGGAAGGAGTGCAACAGACAGACAGTTTTTCTTTATCAACCAGCGTCCGTGCGATCCAGCAAAggtgcaatttatttattttacaatagCAGCACTAACCTGTTTGATATCCTGTAGAAATCAGTGGATTAGTAGCTGATGTACATGTTTTTGGCTTGATGCTGCTAGTTACTGTCACTTAAAGTTTTTGTCTTCATTGGATCCACCTGGGTGAACAAAAGCTGAATCATATAAATTAGGATTTAGTAATTAGTTGTTTTATTGGGGGTTAGATAACACATACTGGTGAGAAGTAGAAGATAGTAgcttgtatgtatgtatgtatgtatgtatgtattcatTTATTCCCACTTTCTCTACAGGTTGCCAAGCTCGTGAATGAAATTTATCACTTATACAATAAGCACCAGTATCCATTTATTGTTCTTAACATTTGTGTGGATTCTGGTGAGTTGTGAATAATCTTTAATAATTTCTGTAAAGGCTAAAACTTAGTATGGGTAATATTGATATTAAAGGTATTCTTGAGAATATTGCAACCTTTATTTATATGAATGCTTACTTATTGCAaggtgattatttatttattttgatctACAGTTGGTGATGGGGAAACAGGTTCTAGCTGTGGTTTCACTTTTCCTATACTCAGGAGTAATCTTTATCTCAAGTAGTGAGAAAGACATTCTTGTGGTTAGCTTaaatacaggaaaatgaaaaatcatgtttttgcatagaattaaattctcttttgtttgttggAACGTTGAATATGCAGACATACTATGAAAGTTAACTATGGCTTTGTTTTTAATCCTGTGAGATAAAAATGGAGGGCGAATGAGCAGAAAAAGCTGATCCAAGGGTGGAAGAAgcaaatatatattattatatattttatatatatataaaaatatatatttatatatatataaatgtagtCTCTAATGTAGAtggtttttcttttgattttagagTGTGTTGACATCAATGTAACTCCAGACAAAAGGCAAATTTTACTGCAGGAGGAGAAACTTCTATTAGCAATTTTAAAAACTTCTCTGATAGAGATGTTTGGTAGCGATGTTAACAAGCTGAATGTCAATCAGAAACTTCTGGACATTGCAGGTGGGATTAATGCAAAAtgtgaaaggttttttttgtttgtttgttttgttttgttttttgtatggTATATGCTAGAGAATTCAGaatggaaaaatgtgttttaaaaacacaTGAAGAAATGACAAAAATGTCTGGCTGTTAGTCATCTGTCCTCTGTCAAGGCAGATTTCTCATGTGTTGCTTACATGCTGGTTGTAATGTTATTATCAGCGTTAAATAATAATAGAGGACCCTAAGTTATTAAGTGATTTACAGTGAAATTTAGGGGGAAAAGTTAACACAAAATTGATTGATAATGTTTAGAAAAGAGATTCTTCCCAAGATATTGGGAAAAGATCGGTGTTTCAGAGGAGGGAGCGGAGAGTTGTAAACAGTATtttcccctgtccccccacaCTGTTGCTGTGTTCTATTTTTAGCCATAGAAGTATCTGGAATGTCATACTTGacttggttttttttaaaaggatgtcCTTGTGTGGTGGAGGATGTCAGGATGCTTACTAAGAGCTCATGAGCTGACTGAGAAAGCTAGGGTGAGGAATATTGGACAAACATTGTTTATTTAAATGCCCTTCTGGCAGAATGGTTAAAGTCTCATCAATAGAACAAATAAAACTTAAGATTTCTAAGTACaagtttcttcttcatttttcaagttTCATTGTTTTATGCTAACTACAGAAATTGCTGATTCTCACATCAGTGTATTATTTTCCAAGATGTATATGATACTTTGTAATAACCCATCATCCTCATCCCGTTTTTCTTTGAACAAAGGTCTCTCTAGTTTCCTCTTCTACTGATGATGTATAAAATCAGTGTAGCCTGATTCTTACTATTACTTTTAATTTGCCTTTAGTAAAATTAAGTGTTGGATTGACAGTCTGCAACTGAAGTTGCCAAATTATCTACAAATCACATGTACCACAGGTATCAGTTGTGCCAGCTCTTTGATTCCTTTCCAGTGGACTTTTACAGTGACCATTAAAGCATAAGAGCAATTCTCCTTTCATTGTCATTTCATCAttaaattcttttgaaaatataattaaGAGTTCTGATTGGATTTATTGCTTTTCCAGCAAataaaatgagactttttttccaaaaatgaggCTTCAAATTCACACAAATACCATAACGACAATCACAACTTTAGTAGTTTTAGTTGCTAAGAGGTTAGTTGCCtgtttgacagtagaaactgattttttttattttactttcttaaaGATGTAACTGCTTATCCATCAGATAGTAATGTATTTCAGTTCCACACTTTAGTCGTGGTCTGAAGCTAAAGGGCCCATTTGAGGAGTTGATTATTTTTCTACATCTCCTCTTGTTCCCTTTACAAAAACACACCATTCAATTAAAAAATTTTTCCAGTTATACTTAAgttaaaatcttaaaatatccttcattctgtttttattagGCAACTTGAAGAGGACTCTTCCTGAAGAGACAGAAGAGCCTCAGGTAGAAATGCTGCCTGACTCTGAAACTCAAAATCCAAGTAGTGAAGGAAACAGAATAATGACTCTAGCCAGATTAAGGGAGTCGTTCTCTCTCCATCAAATGACAGAGAGTAATTTTCAAAGCCCTAAAAAGGTAAAACGGCAGCACAGCTCCCCCAGGCAACTTCCGTCATTTGATACCACTTTGAGTCCTGTAAACACTCCGAAGGCTGTCTTGAGTGAGGAATCTGAGAGCTGTTGTGAAATGGAGTCAAAGATGTCGGTTACAAGCAGATATTTGAGAAAGTTAGAAGATAATACAGATTCTGGGTTCTGTAGCACCTCTGCTGAATCAGATGTTGGGTATAATATGTCAGAAGCTGGGAGCTGCATCAGCAGTGAAAGAGTAGCTAATTCTCCTGAAGAAGAATTCTGTGACTCAAAAGAGGAGCTTCAAAATGAATGTCTTGAAACTGCTGGACAGAGTGAGAAATCACTGGAATGTGATGTGCAGTTCTTGGGCACTGTGCATGAGTTAAACCGAGTGAATGACTGGAATAATCCAAATAAGTTATCTCAAGTAGCCAGTAGTTCTTCCCCAagcaaaaagtgttttaaaagtgGAGCAGATGATTTAAAGGCAGATACATGTCCTGAAGAGAAGAATACTAAGAACTATGTGGCAAGTGTTGATGCACTGGtagaagttaaaaagaaaactgtatcaCTTGAATTCTCTATGAAGGTTTTAGCAGAAAAGGTAAAAAAGGTAATATGGCAGCAACAGAAAAGGACAGAAACACGGAATTATAGaagatttaaagcaaaaattAGTCCTGGAGAAAATAAAGTAGCAGAAGATGAATTAAGAAGAGAGATCAGGTATTTTTCACCTTCTTAACTTGTTACATTAAGCAACCATTTACTAAAAATAGTTGAGAAAAATATATGAACTGTCTTGAGGTGGTGGGGAGGAAAGGCTTATGTCTACTTGTTAATTTTGGATACATCTTTTATGTAATATATAccattaaaatgtcattttggcAAGTTCTTTCACCTGACAGAGGTCTGCAGCTGATTGAACTAAGTGCAAACAGAATGtgaaaaaagacaataaaaagaaGGCCCCAAACATCATAGATTTGCTTTAGTTAACACTTGTAATATGGCGTGTGGTCAGAGAAACACCAAATTTCATGACAGATAAGAAGATGCTGAATAGATTCAATAACTCATATTTCTCCCTTGTGTGAAATTGAAATTTGCTGAGATGTGGCTGTGAAAATACATTACATTCAGATGGTCAGTGGACAGTAAAGGTGTATGACTCATGAATCTTGATAATAAAATGAGTGCTATGAAAGGCGcttttttgcagaaagaaagCATGTCAGCTGCCTTAATTTAAAACC
This region of Apteryx mantelli isolate bAptMan1 chromosome 16, bAptMan1.hap1, whole genome shotgun sequence genomic DNA includes:
- the PMS2 gene encoding mismatch repair endonuclease PMS2 isoform X5 gives rise to the protein MEAAAPAPAPCLEPAKAIKAIDRKSVHQICSGQVVLNLGTAVKELVENSLDAGATNVDIKLKDYGAELIEVSDNGSGVEEENFEGLTLKHYTSKIQDFSDLIHVETFGFRGEALSSLCALSSDVTIFTCHKSAKVGTRLVFDHNGKITQKTPYPRQQGTTVSVQQLFYTLPVRHKEFQRNIKKEYAKMVQILQAYCIVSKGVRINCTNQVGQGKKSSVVSTTGSPNLKENIGAVFGQKQLQSLIPFVQLPPNETVCEEYGLDTTDMPQNFYSITGFVSRCDHGVGRSATDRQFFFINQRPCDPAKVAKLVNEIYHLYNKHQYPFIVLNICVDSECVDINVTPDKRQILLQEEKLLLAILKTSLIEMFGSDVNKLNVNQKLLDIAGNLKRTLPEETEEPQVEMLPDSETQNPSSEGNRIMTLARLRESFSLHQMTESNFQSPKKVKRQHSSPRQLPSFDTTLSPVNTPKAVLSEESESCCEMESKMSVTSRYLRKLEDNTDSGFCSTSAESDVGYNMSEAGSCISSERVANSPEEEFCDSKEELQNECLETAGQSEKSLECDVQFLGTVHELNRVNDWNNPNKLSQVASSSSPSKKCFKSGADDLKADTCPEEKNTKNYVASVDALVEVKKKTVSLEFSMKVLAEKVKKVIWQQQKRTETRNYRRFKAKISPGENKVAEDELRREISKEMFAKMEIIGQFNLGFIIAKLNSDLFIIDQHATDEKYNFEMLQQHTVLQGQKLIVSCNSKS
- the PMS2 gene encoding mismatch repair endonuclease PMS2 isoform X4, which produces MEAAAPAPAPCLEPAKAIKAIDRKSVHQICSGQVVLNLGTAVKELVENSLDAGATNVDIKLKDYGAELIEVSDNGSGVEEENFEGLTLKHYTSKIQDFSDLIHVETFGFRGEALSSLCALSSDVTIFTCHKSAKVGTRLVFDHNGKITQKTPYPRQQGTTVSVQQLFYTLPVRHKEFQRNIKKEYAKMVQILQAYCIVSKGVRINCTNQVGQGKKSSVVSTTGSPNLKENIGAVFGQKQLQSLIPFVQLPPNETVCEEYGLDTTDMPQNFYSITGFVSRCDHGVGRSATDRQFFFINQRPCDPAKVAKLVNEIYHLYNKHQYPFIVLNICVDSGNLKRTLPEETEEPQVEMLPDSETQNPSSEGNRIMTLARLRESFSLHQMTESNFQSPKKVKRQHSSPRQLPSFDTTLSPVNTPKAVLSEESESCCEMESKMSVTSRYLRKLEDNTDSGFCSTSAESDVGYNMSEAGSCISSERVANSPEEEFCDSKEELQNECLETAGQSEKSLECDVQFLGTVHELNRVNDWNNPNKLSQVASSSSPSKKCFKSGADDLKADTCPEEKNTKNYVASVDALVEVKKKTVSLEFSMKVLAEKVKKVIWQQQKRTETRNYRRFKAKISPGENKVAEDELRREISKEMFAKMEIIGQFNLGFIIAKLNSDLFIIDQHATDEKYNFEMLQQHTVLQGQKLIVPQNLNLTAVNETVLIENLEIFRKNGFDFVINENAPVTQRVKLLSLPTSKNWTFGPQDIDEMIFMLSDCPGVMCRPSRVRQMFASRACRKSVMIGTALNIQEMRKLVTHMGEIEHPWNCPHGRPTMRHIASLDLISPE
- the PMS2 gene encoding mismatch repair endonuclease PMS2 isoform X1; translated protein: MEAAAPAPAPCLEPAKAIKAIDRKSVHQICSGQVVLNLGTAVKELVENSLDAGATNVDIKLKDYGAELIEVSDNGSGVEEENFEGLTLKHYTSKIQDFSDLIHVETFGFRGEALSSLCALSSDVTIFTCHKSAKVGTRLVFDHNGKITQKTPYPRQQGTTVSVQQLFYTLPVRHKEFQRNIKKEYAKMVQILQAYCIVSKGVRINCTNQVGQGKKSSVVSTTGSPNLKENIGAVFGQKQLQSLIPFVQLPPNETVCEEYGLDTTDMPQNFYSITGFVSRCDHGVGRSATDRQFFFINQRPCDPAKVAKLVNEIYHLYNKHQYPFIVLNICVDSECVDINVTPDKRQILLQEEKLLLAILKTSLIEMFGSDVNKLNVNQKLLDIAGNLKRTLPEETEEPQVEMLPDSETQNPSSEGNRIMTLARLRESFSLHQMTESNFQSPKKVKRQHSSPRQLPSFDTTLSPVNTPKAVLSEESESCCEMESKMSVTSRYLRKLEDNTDSGFCSTSAESDVGYNMSEAGSCISSERVANSPEEEFCDSKEELQNECLETAGQSEKSLECDVQFLGTVHELNRVNDWNNPNKLSQVASSSSPSKKCFKSGADDLKADTCPEEKNTKNYVASVDALVEVKKKTVSLEFSMKVLAEKVKKVIWQQQKRTETRNYRRFKAKISPGENKVAEDELRREISKEMFAKMEIIGQFNLGFIIAKLNSDLFIIDQHATDEKYNFEMLQQHTVLQGQKLIVPQNLNLTAVNETVLIENLEIFRKNGFDFVINENAPVTQRVKLLSLPTSKNWTFGPQDIDEMIFMLSDCPGVMCRPSRVRQMFASRACRKSVMIGTALNIQEMRKLVTHMGEIEHPWNCPHGRPTMRHIASLDLISPE
- the PMS2 gene encoding mismatch repair endonuclease PMS2 isoform X3 → MVSNESLLTVNMVEYTYTCLLYTMRSRRLQLFSCMATSVTALKHYTSKIQDFSDLIHVETFGFRGEALSSLCALSSDVTIFTCHKSAKVGTRLVFDHNGKITQKTPYPRQQGTTVSVQQLFYTLPVRHKEFQRNIKKEYAKMVQILQAYCIVSKGVRINCTNQVGQGKKSSVVSTTGSPNLKENIGAVFGQKQLQSLIPFVQLPPNETVCEEYGLDTTDMPQNFYSITGFVSRCDHGVGRSATDRQFFFINQRPCDPAKVAKLVNEIYHLYNKHQYPFIVLNICVDSECVDINVTPDKRQILLQEEKLLLAILKTSLIEMFGSDVNKLNVNQKLLDIAGNLKRTLPEETEEPQVEMLPDSETQNPSSEGNRIMTLARLRESFSLHQMTESNFQSPKKVKRQHSSPRQLPSFDTTLSPVNTPKAVLSEESESCCEMESKMSVTSRYLRKLEDNTDSGFCSTSAESDVGYNMSEAGSCISSERVANSPEEEFCDSKEELQNECLETAGQSEKSLECDVQFLGTVHELNRVNDWNNPNKLSQVASSSSPSKKCFKSGADDLKADTCPEEKNTKNYVASVDALVEVKKKTVSLEFSMKVLAEKVKKVIWQQQKRTETRNYRRFKAKISPGENKVAEDELRREISKEMFAKMEIIGQFNLGFIIAKLNSDLFIIDQHATDEKYNFEMLQQHTVLQGQKLIVPQNLNLTAVNETVLIENLEIFRKNGFDFVINENAPVTQRVKLLSLPTSKNWTFGPQDIDEMIFMLSDCPGVMCRPSRVRQMFASRACRKSVMIGTALNIQEMRKLVTHMGEIEHPWNCPHGRPTMRHIASLDLISPE
- the PMS2 gene encoding mismatch repair endonuclease PMS2 isoform X2 — protein: MEAAAPAPAPCLEPAKAIKAIDRKSVHQICSGQVVLNLGTAVKELVENSLDAGATNVDIKLKDYGAELIEVSDNGSGVEEENFEGLTLKHYTSKIQDFSDLIHVETFGFRGEALSSLCALSDVTIFTCHKSAKVGTRLVFDHNGKITQKTPYPRQQGTTVSVQQLFYTLPVRHKEFQRNIKKEYAKMVQILQAYCIVSKGVRINCTNQVGQGKKSSVVSTTGSPNLKENIGAVFGQKQLQSLIPFVQLPPNETVCEEYGLDTTDMPQNFYSITGFVSRCDHGVGRSATDRQFFFINQRPCDPAKVAKLVNEIYHLYNKHQYPFIVLNICVDSECVDINVTPDKRQILLQEEKLLLAILKTSLIEMFGSDVNKLNVNQKLLDIAGNLKRTLPEETEEPQVEMLPDSETQNPSSEGNRIMTLARLRESFSLHQMTESNFQSPKKVKRQHSSPRQLPSFDTTLSPVNTPKAVLSEESESCCEMESKMSVTSRYLRKLEDNTDSGFCSTSAESDVGYNMSEAGSCISSERVANSPEEEFCDSKEELQNECLETAGQSEKSLECDVQFLGTVHELNRVNDWNNPNKLSQVASSSSPSKKCFKSGADDLKADTCPEEKNTKNYVASVDALVEVKKKTVSLEFSMKVLAEKVKKVIWQQQKRTETRNYRRFKAKISPGENKVAEDELRREISKEMFAKMEIIGQFNLGFIIAKLNSDLFIIDQHATDEKYNFEMLQQHTVLQGQKLIVPQNLNLTAVNETVLIENLEIFRKNGFDFVINENAPVTQRVKLLSLPTSKNWTFGPQDIDEMIFMLSDCPGVMCRPSRVRQMFASRACRKSVMIGTALNIQEMRKLVTHMGEIEHPWNCPHGRPTMRHIASLDLISPE